One genomic region from Ptychodera flava strain L36383 chromosome 14, AS_Pfla_20210202, whole genome shotgun sequence encodes:
- the LOC139148992 gene encoding uncharacterized protein isoform X2 gives MDINRRWGLYIENVSTMSWKTDNYKFLLGKLLVSSESSMEISPTLMDLYDTLANSGNHSTNINDNGQDSSLGNRNNHSASENVQIDLQPINKDKHESSNQISDERLSTNQNMERECRPISGISTSSMSSMDSQSSKSYNRDVSSTEEDNRKTEELSVEKGNSSDSVSTASKEQNEQENSDLAIDNIEQSQPVLEEMVPEMTPTDNVSDYDNIEQSEMPDVLDTKLEIIEEQMITQSEESFNSATSESTDKVADNNDDDTTSAEQANDMTVSHGDYVKHSSQGEDESVQSTQTKSTDTSKLRKSSRINPPMSVVDPTARINGAASPPVSPPQKAKHPHKTSKQDNVTYIGRVVKEIVETERSYVKAMDDIIEGYLHVILDKPELPISPEEYSTLFGNIEEIYDFNKGLLDELESCDLDPIQIAECFVDKDDGFKRYTQYCTNYPNSVAVLTELSEIGAVMKFFKSRQSALKHPLPLGSYLLKPVQRILKYRLLFQEIHRHFDKKADGFDVIEEALATMTRIARYINEMKRKHEAAVHVQEIQSQLHGWDGSLVSYGDLVLEDVFRMVGARADRFLFLFEKALLIGKKREDGLISIKAVIMCDNMILQEVVQRDTLWFVIIPFDNNKTQYVIQAKSMEHKKYWTHHLKRLIIENHPLAVPIHAKQVILDQDKDKYYASDDSAELLEKKDNGRNKEERRNKRHARRKSDPSLRKLRRGSVQLKAISGMKKPEIINPKGSMKKSRHTSGHSSTEMDTQDTQSESESPHKKKSSASPQPQTQKASQKPSKERKRSKEEAVQKSGSLTRSDCVKSKSLDSLSTNQADPKNSVKQLGGDDSSPRARRLSQELDDRNPRKSIEVSNEIVQAVEAVFDKMKKGENVSDVTDKVQQKPDIEKTTSANNSVERTLSGQGTEAKTDSDMHGSVERMNSGSDDERKAKLSQRRKSLPRNDLILEESAPLAMEEEFENGINKGEKPISEVLNNIAEEESGKHVDAYTVPRRKPSGTHININYRSSTSVLEQATLRNAVFKIKGTDKIKQYASQNRTYAQENEDIWVKRTDTATTTASQASLVQSQSLSTVYTHYSQTYVEKSLPKLSMAHLTSPKSFPDSPSPTSPKSGPVSPLSYTSQLSPSNETLIDADLPLPSPPEGKETLIGAEEESGSRLAPGEKSILHKSSDDVDGTTTTCDRTDKTRSLSTSSDRSQSDHGETLHSGQKLADSSSISDVSQPQPEIEEKPSLPPEAEEILDESEKYVVANSKPSKKSVPAFPADNSGHTDAKTEAASSNESVTDNIKSMLHSLGSRLTSHKTPSPGPSPRSSQSVEHSSSSDEAKSTQPTKQTPPDSPDKEQKSHRVYQLARAYSQRLKSKATRSFNIKRRSASESNVNAEESYEHRLANLLGGENAQGGANIGARYAKQGDTLNRNLKFSFSETKPIIFEDDEIESIEKESPIFTRAASTHTVMLRQKPKRTEDDDDSDFATRRRSVRESIMNFEEIMKAMSLPTVPNYSSHSRIQGLQVEEDDPEPQFKSVKERRRELEERVSKPVPRQRILSEFLDMSDGSSVSSAESEWTSRYSSAPTSPLHTAGSCSTLNKASEESVEGISRRTSSSEEGELMPIIMKSIKERFRELQQSISKPVPKRDAKEEIKMQRQVAEGACSDDDSQETQVDSGQSTLTSGSVLSTGQTDTAKEGSGKQNSAASLVMHDDDERDQLGGESESESGHTSESEYETPIGSLDNIPDVLNTMDTLEDLPADVTDDDSIEDEATLEAENFEETFSKKSLDLEPTVTPTQSERTLDIGMNNEQTESQA, from the exons ATGGACATCAATCGTCGTTGGGGATTATACATAGAGAATGTATCAACCATGAGTTGGAAAACAGACAACTATAAGTTTCTGTTGGGAAAGTTGCTGGTATCATCAG AATCTTCAATGGAAATCAGCCCCACATTGATGGATTTGTACGATACACTGGCCAACAGCGGTAATCATTCCACCAACATCAATGACAATGGACAGGATAGTAGTCTAGGTAATAGGAACAACCACTCTGCCAGTGAGAATGTTCAAATAGATTTGCAACCTATCAATAAGGACAAACATGAATCGAGCAATCAGATTTCAGATGAGCGGCTATCGACCAATCAGAATATGGAGAGGGAATGTCGGCCTATCAGTGGCATCTCGACCTCTTCAATGTCCTCTATGGATAGCCAATCATCGAAGTCCTACAACAGAGATGTGTCCTCAACAGAGGAAGACAACAGGAAGACAGAAGAGTTGAGTGTTGAGAAGGGCAACAGCAGTGACTCTGTGTCAACTGCCAGTAAAGAGCAAAATGAACAAGAAAACTCTGACCTTGCGATAGATAACATTGAACAATCACAGCCAGTCCTTGAGGAAATGGTCCCTGAAATGACACCCACAGACAATGTCAGCGATTATGACAACATTGAACAATCTGAAATGCCTGATGTTTtggacaccaaacttgaaatTATTGAGGAACAAATGATAACGCAGTCAGAGGAGTCATTCAACAGTGCTACTAGTGAATCCACGGACAAAGTAGCCGATAATAATGACGACGATACAACCAGTGCAGAACAAGCCAATGACATGACAGTAAGCCATGGAGACTATGTCAAACATAGCAGCCAAGGAGAGGATGAGAGTGTGCAATCTACACAAACAAAGAGTACAGACACTTCAAAACTAAGGAAATCATCTCGGATCAATCCTCCTATGAGTGTGGTGGATCCAACAGCCAGGATCAATGGTGCAGCCTCTCCTCCAGTGTCACCACCTCAAAAGGCAAAACATCCACACAAAACAAGTAAACAGGACAATGTCACCTACATCGGCCGGGTTGTCAAAGAAATTGTTGAGACTGAAAGAAGTTATGTGAAAGCCATGGATGACATAATTGAG GGTTACCTGCATGTCATCCTGGATAAACCAGAACTGCCCATATCACCGGAAGAGTACAGCACCTTATTTGGTAACATTGAAGAGATCTACGACTTTAACAA AGGTTTACTTGATGAACTTGAAAGTTGTGATCTTGATCCAATCCAAATTGCTGAATGTTTTGTGGATAAG GACGATGGCTTCAAGCGGTACACACAATACTGTACTAACTATCCAAATTCAGTAGCTGTGCTAACAGAGCTGTCTGAAATTGGTGCAGTCATGAAGTTCTTCAAAAGCAGGCAGTCAGCCCTCAAACATCCACTGCCACTTGGTTCATATTTACTTAAACCTGTTCAGAGAATACTGAAATACAGACTCCTTTTTCAG GAGATCCATCGTCACTTTGACAAGAAAGCTGATGGGTTTGATGTGATAGAGGAAGCCCTAGCGACCATGACGAGGATAGCCAGGTACATCAATGAAATGAAGAGGAAACATGAAGCTGCCGTCCACGTTCAGGAGATACAGAGTCAACTACATGGCTGGGAT GGCTCCTTGGTGTCATATGGGGACTTAGTACTGGAG GATGTCTTCCGCATGGTTGGCGCTAGAGCTGATAGATTTCTGTTCCTGTTTGAGAAAGCACTGTTAATTGGTAAGAAGAGAGAAGATGGATTAATCAGCATCAAAGCTGTCATCATG TGTGATAACATGATACTTCAAGAGGTTGTACAGAGAGACACACTTTGGTTTGTGATCATTCCATTCGACAATAACAAAACCCAGTATGTTATACAG GCCAAGTCAATGGAACACAAGAAGTATTGGACTCATCATTTGAAGAGACTTATCATAGAGAACCATCCATTGGCTGTACCCATACATGCTAAACAAGTAATACTTGACCAAGACAAAGATAAAT ATTATGCATCAGATgatagcgctgagctgttggaGAAGAAGGATAATGGGAGAAACAAGGAAGAGAGAAGAAATAAAAGACATGCAAGGCGCAAATCAGATCCGAGTTTGAGAAAACTGAGACGAGGGTCTGTACAACTTAAAG CTATCAGTG gTATGAAAAAACCTGAAATAATCAATCCAAAAGGT AGTATGAAGAAATCACGGCATACATCAGGTCATAGCAGTACAGAGATGGACACTCAGGACACTCAGAGTGAAAGTGAATCGCCTCATAAGAAGAAATCTTCAGCTTCACCTCAGCCTCAAACTCAG AAAGCTTCACAAAAACCAAGCAAGGAGAGAAAAAGGTCAAAGGAAGAAGCTGTGCAGAAATCGGGGAGTCTGACTCGTAGTGACTGTGTCAAAAGTAAAAGTCTTGATAGCCTCTCAACAAACCAAGCTGATCCTAAAAATTCTGTCAAACAACTTG GTGGAGATGATAGTAGTCCAAGAGCTCGCAGGCTGAGCCAGGAATTGGATGACAGAAACCCAAGAAAGAGCATTGAAGTGAGCAATGAAATTGTTCAAGCTGTTGAAGCAGTCTTTGATAAGATGAAGAAAGGTGAAAATGTATCAGATGTAACAGACAAAGTTCAGCAAAAACCTGACATTGAGAAAACCACATCTGCAAACAATAGTGTGGAAAGAACGTTGTCTGGACAAGGTACAGAAGCAAAAACTGACAGTGATATGCATGGCAGTGTTGAGAGAATGAACTCCGGTAGTGATGATGAGAGAAAAGCAAAGTTATCTCAAAGGAGAAAGTCACTGCCTAGAAATGATCTAATTCTTGAAGAATCTGCTCCCTTAGCAATGGAAGAAGAGTTTGAgaatggcatcaacaagggagAAAAACCTATCAGTGAAGTTCTCAACAACATTGCTGAAGAGGAATCAGGGAAACATGTGGATGCTTACACAGTGCCGAGGAGAAAGCCCTCCGGGACACATATTAACATTAATTACCGCAGTAGTACTTCAGTTCTTGAACAAGCAACTTTGAGGAATGCAGTCTTCAAAATAAAAGGGACTGACAAAATCAAGCAGTATGCTTCTCAGAACAGAACATATGCTCAGGAAAACGAGGACATATGGGTAAAACGAACTGATACCGCCACCACAACTGCAAGTCAGGCGTCTCTTGTGCAGAGTCAGTCACTATCAACTGTGTACACACATTACTCACAGACTtatgttgaaaaaagtctgcCTAAACTCAGTATGGCTCATCTGACTTCTCCCAAGTCCTTTCCAGACAGCCCATCTCCGACATCTCCAAAGTCTGGTCCAGTCTCACCGTTATCATACACATCACAGTTGTCTCCAAGCAATGAAACCCTTATTGATGCAGATCTGCCATTGCCCTCTCCACCTGAGGGCAAAGAGACTCTGATAGGAGCAGAGGAAGAGAGCGGTTCTAGGTTAGCCCCTGGAGAAAAGAGCATTCTCCACAAAAGCAGTGATGACGTTGATGGGACAACAACTACATGTGATAGGACAGACAAGACCAGGTCTTTGAGTACTAGTTCTGATAGGTCACAGAGTGACCATGGAGAGACCCTTCATAGTGGACAAAAATTAGCTGACTCGTCTTCCATCTCAGATGTCAGCCAGCCTCAGCCTGAAATAGAAGAAAAGCCATCTTTACCACCAGAAGCGGAAGAAATTCTTGATGAATCAGAGAAGTATGTGGTTGCAAATTCTAAACCCTCAAAGAAAAGTGTCCCAGCGTTTCCAGCTGATAACAGTGGTCACACTGATGCCAAGACAGAAGCCGCATCTTCAAATGAAAGCGTTACAGACAACATCAAGAGCATGCTGCACAGCCTTGGGTCACGATTGACATCTCATAAAACACCAAGCCCTGGTCCAAGTCCCAGATCAAGTCAGTCTGTAGAGCATTCATCGTCATCAGATGAAGCAAAGTCAACACAGCCGACAAAGCAAACACCACCAGACAGTCCAGATAAGGAGCAAAAATCACACAGAGTTTACCAATTAGCAAGGGCTTATAGTCAGCGACTGAAGAGCAAAGCAACTAGATCATTTAACATTAAGAGGAGGAGTGCCTCTGAAAGCAATGTGAATGCTGAAGAATCCTATGAGCATCGCTTGGCAAATTTACTGGGAGGCGAGAATGCCCAGGGTGGTGCAAATATTGGAGCAAGGTATGCCAAACAGGGTGATACGCTCAACAGAAACTTGAagttctcattctcagagacaAAACCAATCATCTTTGAGGATGATGAGATTGAAAGCATTGAAAAAGAATCGCCAATATTTACCAGGGCTGCTAGCACTCACACAGTCATGCTCAGACAGAAACCTAAGAGGactgaggatgatgatgatagtgactTTGCAACAAGACGTCGATCGGTCAGGGAAAGCATAATGAACTTTGAAGAAATCATGAAAGCCATGTCTTTACCCACTGTGCCTAACTACTCCAGCCACAGCAGAATCCAAGGGCTCCAGGTAGAGGAAGATGACCCAGAGCCACAGTTCAAGTCAGTCAAAGAAAGAAGGAGAGAGTTGGAAGAAAGAGTGAGCAAGCCAGTTCCCAGGCAAAGAATATTGTCTGAGTTCCTTGATATGAGTGATGGCTCATCGGTGAGCAGTGCTGAAAGTGAATGGACCAGTAGGTACAGCAGTGCTCCAACATCACCCCTGCATACAGCAGGGAGTTGCTCAACATTGAATAAAGCCAGTGAGGAATCAGTGGAAGGCATATCCAGAAGGACCAGTAGCTCAGAAGAGGGAGAACTCATGCCTATTATcatgaaatcaataaaagagCGTTTCCGTGAACTACAACAGTCCATATCAAAGCCAGTTCCAAAACGGGATGCAAAGGAAGAAATCAAAATGCAGCGTCAGGTCGCTGAAGGGGCGTGTTCTGATGATGATAGTCAGGAGACACAAGTAGATTCTGGACAGTCCACCTTGACATCAGGGTCTGTCCTGTCAACTGGACAGACTGATACAGCAAAGGAAGGTTCTGGAAAACAGAATTCAGCAGCATCACTTGTCatgcatgatgatgatgagagaGATCAATTAGGAGGAGAAAGTGAGAGTGAATCTGGACACACCTCAGAGTCTGAGTATGAGACACCTATCGGATCCCTGGACAATATTCCTGATGTCTTGAACACCATGGATACCCTTGAAGACTTGCCAGCTGATGTGACCGATGATGACAGCATTGAAGATGAAGCCACATTGGAAGCCGAGAATTTTGAGGAAACTTTCAGCAAGAAAAGCCTTGATTTAGAGCCCACAGTAACACCCACACAAAGTGAAAGGACACTTGATATTGGCATGAACAATGAACAAACTGAAAGTCAAGCTTGA
- the LOC139148992 gene encoding uncharacterized protein isoform X3, whose protein sequence is MDSENGNTEENGDAKGIPEDTSKVEGKPLESSMEISPTLMDLYDTLANSGNHSTNINDNGQDSSLGNRNNHSASENVQIDLQPINKDKHESSNQISDERLSTNQNMERECRPISGISTSSMSSMDSQSSKSYNRDVSSTEEDNRKTEELSVEKGNSSDSVSTASKEQNEQENSDLAIDNIEQSQPVLEEMVPEMTPTDNVSDYDNIEQSEMPDVLDTKLEIIEEQMITQSEESFNSATSESTDKVADNNDDDTTSAEQANDMTVSHGDYVKHSSQGEDESVQSTQTKSTDTSKLRKSSRINPPMSVVDPTARINGAASPPVSPPQKAKHPHKTSKQDNVTYIGRVVKEIVETERSYVKAMDDIIEGYLHVILDKPELPISPEEYSTLFGNIEEIYDFNKGLLDELESCDLDPIQIAECFVDKDDGFKRYTQYCTNYPNSVAVLTELSEIGAVMKFFKSRQSALKHPLPLGSYLLKPVQRILKYRLLFQEIHRHFDKKADGFDVIEEALATMTRIARYINEMKRKHEAAVHVQEIQSQLHGWDGSLVSYGDLVLEDVFRMVGARADRFLFLFEKALLIGKKREDGLISIKAVIMCDNMILQEVVQRDTLWFVIIPFDNNKTQYVIQAKSMEHKKYWTHHLKRLIIENHPLAVPIHAKQVILDQDKDKYYASDDSAELLEKKDNGRNKEERRNKRHARRKSDPSLRKLRRGSVQLKAISGMKKPEIINPKGSMKKSRHTSGHSSTEMDTQDTQSESESPHKKKSSASPQPQTQKASQKPSKERKRSKEEAVQKSGSLTRSDCVKSKSLDSLSTNQADPKNSVKQLGGDDSSPRARRLSQELDDRNPRKSIEVSNEIVQAVEAVFDKMKKGENVSDVTDKVQQKPDIEKTTSANNSVERTLSGQGTEAKTDSDMHGSVERMNSGSDDERKAKLSQRRKSLPRNDLILEESAPLAMEEEFENGINKGEKPISEVLNNIAEEESGKHVDAYTVPRRKPSGTHININYRSSTSVLEQATLRNAVFKIKGTDKIKQYASQNRTYAQENEDIWVKRTDTATTTASQASLVQSQSLSTVYTHYSQTYVEKSLPKLSMAHLTSPKSFPDSPSPTSPKSGPVSPLSYTSQLSPSNETLIDADLPLPSPPEGKETLIGAEEESGSRLAPGEKSILHKSSDDVDGTTTTCDRTDKTRSLSTSSDRSQSDHGETLHSGQKLADSSSISDVSQPQPEIEEKPSLPPEAEEILDESEKYVVANSKPSKKSVPAFPADNSGHTDAKTEAASSNESVTDNIKSMLHSLGSRLTSHKTPSPGPSPRSSQSVEHSSSSDEAKSTQPTKQTPPDSPDKEQKSHRVYQLARAYSQRLKSKATRSFNIKRRSASESNVNAEESYEHRLANLLGGENAQGGANIGARYAKQGDTLNRNLKFSFSETKPIIFEDDEIESIEKESPIFTRAASTHTVMLRQKPKRTEDDDDSDFATRRRSVRESIMNFEEIMKAMSLPTVPNYSSHSRIQGLQVEEDDPEPQFKSVKERRRELEERVSKPVPRQRILSEFLDMSDGSSVSSAESEWTSRYSSAPTSPLHTAGSCSTLNKASEESVEGISRRTSSSEEGELMPIIMKSIKERFRELQQSISKPVPKRDAKEEIKMQRQVAEGACSDDDSQETQVDSGQSTLTSGSVLSTGQTDTAKEGSGKQNSAASLVMHDDDERDQLGGESESESGHTSESEYETPIGSLDNIPDVLNTMDTLEDLPADVTDDDSIEDEATLEAENFEETFSKKSLDLEPTVTPTQSERTLDIGMNNEQTESQA, encoded by the exons AATCTTCAATGGAAATCAGCCCCACATTGATGGATTTGTACGATACACTGGCCAACAGCGGTAATCATTCCACCAACATCAATGACAATGGACAGGATAGTAGTCTAGGTAATAGGAACAACCACTCTGCCAGTGAGAATGTTCAAATAGATTTGCAACCTATCAATAAGGACAAACATGAATCGAGCAATCAGATTTCAGATGAGCGGCTATCGACCAATCAGAATATGGAGAGGGAATGTCGGCCTATCAGTGGCATCTCGACCTCTTCAATGTCCTCTATGGATAGCCAATCATCGAAGTCCTACAACAGAGATGTGTCCTCAACAGAGGAAGACAACAGGAAGACAGAAGAGTTGAGTGTTGAGAAGGGCAACAGCAGTGACTCTGTGTCAACTGCCAGTAAAGAGCAAAATGAACAAGAAAACTCTGACCTTGCGATAGATAACATTGAACAATCACAGCCAGTCCTTGAGGAAATGGTCCCTGAAATGACACCCACAGACAATGTCAGCGATTATGACAACATTGAACAATCTGAAATGCCTGATGTTTtggacaccaaacttgaaatTATTGAGGAACAAATGATAACGCAGTCAGAGGAGTCATTCAACAGTGCTACTAGTGAATCCACGGACAAAGTAGCCGATAATAATGACGACGATACAACCAGTGCAGAACAAGCCAATGACATGACAGTAAGCCATGGAGACTATGTCAAACATAGCAGCCAAGGAGAGGATGAGAGTGTGCAATCTACACAAACAAAGAGTACAGACACTTCAAAACTAAGGAAATCATCTCGGATCAATCCTCCTATGAGTGTGGTGGATCCAACAGCCAGGATCAATGGTGCAGCCTCTCCTCCAGTGTCACCACCTCAAAAGGCAAAACATCCACACAAAACAAGTAAACAGGACAATGTCACCTACATCGGCCGGGTTGTCAAAGAAATTGTTGAGACTGAAAGAAGTTATGTGAAAGCCATGGATGACATAATTGAG GGTTACCTGCATGTCATCCTGGATAAACCAGAACTGCCCATATCACCGGAAGAGTACAGCACCTTATTTGGTAACATTGAAGAGATCTACGACTTTAACAA AGGTTTACTTGATGAACTTGAAAGTTGTGATCTTGATCCAATCCAAATTGCTGAATGTTTTGTGGATAAG GACGATGGCTTCAAGCGGTACACACAATACTGTACTAACTATCCAAATTCAGTAGCTGTGCTAACAGAGCTGTCTGAAATTGGTGCAGTCATGAAGTTCTTCAAAAGCAGGCAGTCAGCCCTCAAACATCCACTGCCACTTGGTTCATATTTACTTAAACCTGTTCAGAGAATACTGAAATACAGACTCCTTTTTCAG GAGATCCATCGTCACTTTGACAAGAAAGCTGATGGGTTTGATGTGATAGAGGAAGCCCTAGCGACCATGACGAGGATAGCCAGGTACATCAATGAAATGAAGAGGAAACATGAAGCTGCCGTCCACGTTCAGGAGATACAGAGTCAACTACATGGCTGGGAT GGCTCCTTGGTGTCATATGGGGACTTAGTACTGGAG GATGTCTTCCGCATGGTTGGCGCTAGAGCTGATAGATTTCTGTTCCTGTTTGAGAAAGCACTGTTAATTGGTAAGAAGAGAGAAGATGGATTAATCAGCATCAAAGCTGTCATCATG TGTGATAACATGATACTTCAAGAGGTTGTACAGAGAGACACACTTTGGTTTGTGATCATTCCATTCGACAATAACAAAACCCAGTATGTTATACAG GCCAAGTCAATGGAACACAAGAAGTATTGGACTCATCATTTGAAGAGACTTATCATAGAGAACCATCCATTGGCTGTACCCATACATGCTAAACAAGTAATACTTGACCAAGACAAAGATAAAT ATTATGCATCAGATgatagcgctgagctgttggaGAAGAAGGATAATGGGAGAAACAAGGAAGAGAGAAGAAATAAAAGACATGCAAGGCGCAAATCAGATCCGAGTTTGAGAAAACTGAGACGAGGGTCTGTACAACTTAAAG CTATCAGTG gTATGAAAAAACCTGAAATAATCAATCCAAAAGGT AGTATGAAGAAATCACGGCATACATCAGGTCATAGCAGTACAGAGATGGACACTCAGGACACTCAGAGTGAAAGTGAATCGCCTCATAAGAAGAAATCTTCAGCTTCACCTCAGCCTCAAACTCAG AAAGCTTCACAAAAACCAAGCAAGGAGAGAAAAAGGTCAAAGGAAGAAGCTGTGCAGAAATCGGGGAGTCTGACTCGTAGTGACTGTGTCAAAAGTAAAAGTCTTGATAGCCTCTCAACAAACCAAGCTGATCCTAAAAATTCTGTCAAACAACTTG GTGGAGATGATAGTAGTCCAAGAGCTCGCAGGCTGAGCCAGGAATTGGATGACAGAAACCCAAGAAAGAGCATTGAAGTGAGCAATGAAATTGTTCAAGCTGTTGAAGCAGTCTTTGATAAGATGAAGAAAGGTGAAAATGTATCAGATGTAACAGACAAAGTTCAGCAAAAACCTGACATTGAGAAAACCACATCTGCAAACAATAGTGTGGAAAGAACGTTGTCTGGACAAGGTACAGAAGCAAAAACTGACAGTGATATGCATGGCAGTGTTGAGAGAATGAACTCCGGTAGTGATGATGAGAGAAAAGCAAAGTTATCTCAAAGGAGAAAGTCACTGCCTAGAAATGATCTAATTCTTGAAGAATCTGCTCCCTTAGCAATGGAAGAAGAGTTTGAgaatggcatcaacaagggagAAAAACCTATCAGTGAAGTTCTCAACAACATTGCTGAAGAGGAATCAGGGAAACATGTGGATGCTTACACAGTGCCGAGGAGAAAGCCCTCCGGGACACATATTAACATTAATTACCGCAGTAGTACTTCAGTTCTTGAACAAGCAACTTTGAGGAATGCAGTCTTCAAAATAAAAGGGACTGACAAAATCAAGCAGTATGCTTCTCAGAACAGAACATATGCTCAGGAAAACGAGGACATATGGGTAAAACGAACTGATACCGCCACCACAACTGCAAGTCAGGCGTCTCTTGTGCAGAGTCAGTCACTATCAACTGTGTACACACATTACTCACAGACTtatgttgaaaaaagtctgcCTAAACTCAGTATGGCTCATCTGACTTCTCCCAAGTCCTTTCCAGACAGCCCATCTCCGACATCTCCAAAGTCTGGTCCAGTCTCACCGTTATCATACACATCACAGTTGTCTCCAAGCAATGAAACCCTTATTGATGCAGATCTGCCATTGCCCTCTCCACCTGAGGGCAAAGAGACTCTGATAGGAGCAGAGGAAGAGAGCGGTTCTAGGTTAGCCCCTGGAGAAAAGAGCATTCTCCACAAAAGCAGTGATGACGTTGATGGGACAACAACTACATGTGATAGGACAGACAAGACCAGGTCTTTGAGTACTAGTTCTGATAGGTCACAGAGTGACCATGGAGAGACCCTTCATAGTGGACAAAAATTAGCTGACTCGTCTTCCATCTCAGATGTCAGCCAGCCTCAGCCTGAAATAGAAGAAAAGCCATCTTTACCACCAGAAGCGGAAGAAATTCTTGATGAATCAGAGAAGTATGTGGTTGCAAATTCTAAACCCTCAAAGAAAAGTGTCCCAGCGTTTCCAGCTGATAACAGTGGTCACACTGATGCCAAGACAGAAGCCGCATCTTCAAATGAAAGCGTTACAGACAACATCAAGAGCATGCTGCACAGCCTTGGGTCACGATTGACATCTCATAAAACACCAAGCCCTGGTCCAAGTCCCAGATCAAGTCAGTCTGTAGAGCATTCATCGTCATCAGATGAAGCAAAGTCAACACAGCCGACAAAGCAAACACCACCAGACAGTCCAGATAAGGAGCAAAAATCACACAGAGTTTACCAATTAGCAAGGGCTTATAGTCAGCGACTGAAGAGCAAAGCAACTAGATCATTTAACATTAAGAGGAGGAGTGCCTCTGAAAGCAATGTGAATGCTGAAGAATCCTATGAGCATCGCTTGGCAAATTTACTGGGAGGCGAGAATGCCCAGGGTGGTGCAAATATTGGAGCAAGGTATGCCAAACAGGGTGATACGCTCAACAGAAACTTGAagttctcattctcagagacaAAACCAATCATCTTTGAGGATGATGAGATTGAAAGCATTGAAAAAGAATCGCCAATATTTACCAGGGCTGCTAGCACTCACACAGTCATGCTCAGACAGAAACCTAAGAGGactgaggatgatgatgatagtgactTTGCAACAAGACGTCGATCGGTCAGGGAAAGCATAATGAACTTTGAAGAAATCATGAAAGCCATGTCTTTACCCACTGTGCCTAACTACTCCAGCCACAGCAGAATCCAAGGGCTCCAGGTAGAGGAAGATGACCCAGAGCCACAGTTCAAGTCAGTCAAAGAAAGAAGGAGAGAGTTGGAAGAAAGAGTGAGCAAGCCAGTTCCCAGGCAAAGAATATTGTCTGAGTTCCTTGATATGAGTGATGGCTCATCGGTGAGCAGTGCTGAAAGTGAATGGACCAGTAGGTACAGCAGTGCTCCAACATCACCCCTGCATACAGCAGGGAGTTGCTCAACATTGAATAAAGCCAGTGAGGAATCAGTGGAAGGCATATCCAGAAGGACCAGTAGCTCAGAAGAGGGAGAACTCATGCCTATTATcatgaaatcaataaaagagCGTTTCCGTGAACTACAACAGTCCATATCAAAGCCAGTTCCAAAACGGGATGCAAAGGAAGAAATCAAAATGCAGCGTCAGGTCGCTGAAGGGGCGTGTTCTGATGATGATAGTCAGGAGACACAAGTAGATTCTGGACAGTCCACCTTGACATCAGGGTCTGTCCTGTCAACTGGACAGACTGATACAGCAAAGGAAGGTTCTGGAAAACAGAATTCAGCAGCATCACTTGTCatgcatgatgatgatgagagaGATCAATTAGGAGGAGAAAGTGAGAGTGAATCTGGACACACCTCAGAGTCTGAGTATGAGACACCTATCGGATCCCTGGACAATATTCCTGATGTCTTGAACACCATGGATACCCTTGAAGACTTGCCAGCTGATGTGACCGATGATGACAGCATTGAAGATGAAGCCACATTGGAAGCCGAGAATTTTGAGGAAACTTTCAGCAAGAAAAGCCTTGATTTAGAGCCCACAGTAACACCCACACAAAGTGAAAGGACACTTGATATTGGCATGAACAATGAACAAACTGAAAGTCAAGCTTGA